Proteins encoded within one genomic window of Poseidonibacter antarcticus:
- a CDS encoding OprD family outer membrane porin: MKKLTKRSLVAAFLLAGLSSQSFAAESLSEAFTNGKVKGELKSYYFDESYDSASISDNSVWANGIKLGYVTNSYKGLSLGVTFQSSSTTSIDDDAGKQNKTMNASGSVLSEAYVNYKYKNTTFKGGRQFISLPLIYGSSSRLIKESFEGYFLSNTDIPNTLISLGKVTKYQTRTDGLTKTTNSASFTNIDTNIGDVGEFNKIGTDGAISLYIKNNSIKNLSIQAHYVDFIDEVADLYIDAKYKFSGEYKSFVAAQYYNSNYDDNTIDDSSFFGYKVGITLVGINLHASYTSTNDDGNVNRGIGEKATASFTSATTTTANYTAGTDTWQLGASKKFGNLTTKIKYTQSDAIAEKNDLEQTYFALKYKFSGALKDLALSAEYTIYDYGNGNESKEKNELRTKLIYKF, encoded by the coding sequence ATGAAAAAATTAACAAAAAGAAGTTTAGTAGCAGCATTTTTATTAGCAGGTCTAAGCTCACAAAGTTTTGCAGCTGAAAGTTTAAGTGAAGCTTTTACTAATGGGAAAGTAAAAGGCGAACTAAAATCTTATTATTTTGATGAATCATATGATTCTGCGAGTATATCAGATAATAGTGTCTGGGCAAATGGTATAAAGTTAGGCTATGTAACAAATAGTTATAAAGGGCTAAGTTTAGGAGTAACATTTCAATCATCATCAACTACTTCAATTGATGATGATGCTGGAAAACAAAATAAAACAATGAATGCTTCAGGATCAGTTTTATCAGAAGCTTATGTAAATTATAAGTATAAGAATACAACTTTTAAAGGTGGAAGACAGTTTATTTCTTTACCGTTAATTTATGGCTCAAGTTCAAGACTTATAAAAGAATCTTTTGAAGGCTATTTCTTATCTAATACTGATATCCCAAATACATTAATATCATTAGGGAAAGTTACTAAATATCAAACTAGAACTGATGGGCTTACAAAAACAACAAATTCAGCATCTTTTACTAATATAGATACAAATATTGGAGATGTTGGTGAATTTAATAAAATTGGTACAGATGGTGCTATTTCTTTATATATTAAGAATAATTCTATTAAAAATTTAAGTATACAAGCTCATTATGTAGATTTTATTGATGAGGTAGCGGATTTATATATTGATGCAAAATATAAATTTAGTGGAGAGTATAAATCTTTTGTAGCTGCTCAATATTATAACTCAAATTATGATGATAATACAATAGATGACAGCTCATTTTTTGGATATAAAGTGGGAATTACTCTAGTTGGTATTAACTTGCATGCTTCATATACATCAACGAATGATGATGGAAATGTAAATAGAGGTATTGGAGAAAAAGCAACTGCTTCATTTACTTCAGCAACAACGACAACTGCGAATTATACAGCAGGAACAGATACTTGGCAACTTGGAGCTTCTAAAAAATTTGGTAATTTAACTACAAAAATTAAATATACACAAAGTGATGCTATTGCAGAAAAGAATGATTTAGAACAAACTTATTTTGCTTTAAAATATAAATTCTCTGGGGCTTTAAAAGATTTAGCATTATCTGCTGAATATACAATATATGATTATGGGAATGGTAATGAATCAAAAGAAAAAAATGAATTAAGAACAAAACTAATTTATAAATTTTAA
- a CDS encoding tripartite tricarboxylate transporter substrate-binding protein, giving the protein MKNFIILFFFFNSLILADTYPNKQIEFVVGLGQGGSADRMTRNMAIFLEKELKTSIKITNKKNKASLEAANYVLKQPSDGYTVFSSTFLPYLPNSILSGQAKYSLDDFEIINLQWFDYDFIAVNKTSEFNSVLEIINHIKNNPNTLSAGVINKSSGHLLLKLLLKKFDIPFENIDIKVFNGGKAVRTALLNSEIDILITAAQGSEAYRDKIKALAISSAKRSRRWDAPTLNDAINDSKIVMPIINGPTRGFAVSKEFKIKYPKRFKILKNAIK; this is encoded by the coding sequence ATGAAAAATTTTATCATACTTTTCTTCTTTTTTAACAGTTTAATATTAGCTGATACTTATCCAAATAAACAAATAGAATTTGTTGTTGGATTAGGGCAAGGTGGTAGTGCTGATAGAATGACTAGAAATATGGCTATATTCTTAGAAAAAGAGCTTAAAACTTCAATAAAAATTACAAATAAAAAGAACAAAGCTTCTTTAGAAGCAGCAAATTATGTATTAAAACAACCAAGTGATGGATATACAGTTTTCTCTTCTACTTTCTTACCTTATCTTCCTAATTCAATTTTAAGTGGTCAAGCTAAATATAGTTTAGATGATTTTGAAATCATTAACTTGCAATGGTTTGATTATGATTTTATTGCTGTAAATAAGACTTCAGAGTTTAATTCAGTTCTTGAAATAATAAATCATATAAAAAACAATCCTAATACTTTAAGTGCTGGGGTGATAAATAAATCAAGTGGGCATTTATTATTAAAATTACTTCTGAAAAAATTTGATATTCCTTTTGAAAATATTGATATAAAAGTTTTTAATGGTGGTAAGGCAGTAAGAACTGCTTTATTAAACTCTGAAATAGACATTCTTATTACAGCAGCGCAAGGAAGTGAAGCATATAGAGATAAGATTAAAGCTCTTGCTATATCCTCTGCCAAAAGATCAAGAAGATGGGATGCTCCAACATTAAACGATGCAATTAATGATAGTAAAATTGTAATGCCTATAATTAATGGTCCAACAAGAGGATTTGCTGTTTCAAAAGAATTTAAAATTAAATATCCAAAGAGATTTAAAATTTTAAAAAATGCGATTAAATAA
- a CDS encoding TSUP family transporter has protein sequence MDFLPISLDIYELLILMGSCFLGAIISTTVGTGGGLLVIGGMSLILPITALLSIHASVQAGSGMIRAFLFRNTFLKKFFLIFFFGSLIGFFFSTLTLISLDENILKLLLGLGIVILTLLPNLKIDNISNLTILFFGIVTGFLTMFIGVVGPILGILLASMLKDRLLVVGTLAWCISFQNFSKAVIFSQVGFDYLPWLSLIIILVIISYLGTIVGRKILYKTNNKVFEKVLKIVILLLGSKLIIESLLHL, from the coding sequence ATGGACTTTTTACCTATATCCCTTGATATATATGAACTTCTCATTTTAATGGGAAGTTGTTTTTTAGGTGCAATAATTTCAACTACAGTTGGAACAGGTGGTGGTCTGTTAGTAATTGGAGGAATGAGTTTAATTCTTCCTATTACTGCATTACTATCTATTCATGCAAGTGTTCAAGCTGGTTCAGGAATGATTAGAGCTTTTTTGTTTAGAAATACTTTTTTAAAGAAATTCTTTTTGATATTCTTTTTTGGTTCACTTATTGGTTTTTTCTTTTCTACTTTAACTTTAATCTCTCTAGACGAAAATATTTTAAAATTACTCTTAGGTTTGGGAATAGTAATTTTAACACTACTTCCAAATCTAAAAATTGATAATATCTCAAATCTAACTATTTTATTTTTTGGAATTGTGACAGGTTTTTTAACTATGTTTATTGGTGTAGTTGGACCTATTTTAGGAATTCTTCTAGCATCAATGTTAAAAGATAGACTTTTAGTTGTAGGAACTTTAGCTTGGTGTATATCTTTTCAAAATTTTAGTAAAGCAGTGATTTTTTCTCAAGTTGGGTTTGACTATTTGCCATGGCTTAGCTTAATTATAATATTAGTTATTATCTCATATTTAGGAACAATAGTAGGCAGAAAAATATTATATAAAACAAATAATAAAGTTTTTGAAAAAGTTTTAAAAATTGTTATACTATTATTAGGTAGTAAATTAATTATAGAATCTTTACTTCATCTATAA
- a CDS encoding tripartite tricarboxylate transporter permease, with the protein MALEALMSAFNELMQVQHMLYLLGGVFLGILVGILPGLGGIVGFSIMLPFLYGMDQTSALAMLIGMVAVIPTSDTFTSVLMGIPGSSASQATVLDGYPMSKKGEAARALGAAFSASLVGGLLGAIILSAFIVFARDLILKLGSAELFILGIFGLSMVGVLSGKSLFKGFLAAGVGLLLGSIGSAPATGEFRMTMDSYYLYDGIKLVILGLGVYAVPEIIGLLVENKKISKAEKLGGSWIQGIKDTWASRWIVARCAPLGAMIGAIPGLGGSVVDWIAYGHVVQTSKDKSQFGKGDVRGVIAPESANNAKEGGGLVPTLLFGIPGSGSMAVFLGGLVILGIEPGPGMVDENLEISYIIIWSLALANVVGTGTCLLLSNKISKITTIPYGYVAPFMLMIIFFAALQATRSLEDLMLLIAIGALGTLFKYFDWPRPALLIGFVLAGTIETYYYQAVQFYSWDMLQRPGVIILIVLMVLSIGLSVFFQKRSDKKEKLEKEARGEVEVKSDHNYTFITGELLFTWGIIAFAIFAIIDSVPHDFLGGIFPIVISSLMILFGIFLTMQLTSREKQQDVLNVALTENGQLTASWMETWKNFLILPVFLLGTWILGFIPSLAILFVMIIRTKMKSSWLKIAIITSIALGFLLFVSNAMTLHLPAGLIADTFFGVE; encoded by the coding sequence ATGGCATTAGAAGCTCTTATGAGTGCATTTAATGAACTTATGCAAGTTCAGCACATGCTTTATTTATTAGGTGGGGTATTTTTAGGAATTTTAGTTGGAATTCTTCCTGGACTTGGAGGAATTGTTGGGTTCTCAATTATGTTACCTTTTCTTTATGGAATGGATCAAACTTCAGCATTAGCAATGTTAATTGGTATGGTTGCGGTTATTCCAACATCTGACACATTTACATCAGTTCTAATGGGGATACCTGGTTCTTCTGCTTCTCAAGCAACAGTTTTAGATGGTTACCCTATGTCTAAAAAAGGTGAAGCTGCACGTGCTTTAGGAGCAGCTTTTTCTGCTTCTTTAGTTGGTGGACTTCTAGGAGCAATTATTCTTTCAGCATTTATTGTATTTGCAAGAGATTTAATTTTAAAATTAGGTTCTGCTGAACTATTTATTTTAGGAATCTTTGGTCTTAGTATGGTTGGTGTTTTAAGTGGCAAATCACTTTTCAAAGGATTCTTAGCAGCTGGAGTTGGATTATTATTAGGTTCAATTGGATCTGCACCTGCTACGGGTGAATTTAGAATGACAATGGATAGTTACTATTTATATGATGGAATTAAACTTGTTATTTTAGGTCTTGGAGTTTATGCGGTACCTGAAATTATTGGATTACTTGTTGAGAATAAAAAGATTTCAAAAGCTGAAAAACTTGGTGGTTCTTGGATTCAAGGGATTAAAGATACATGGGCATCAAGATGGATAGTTGCGCGTTGTGCTCCTCTTGGAGCAATGATTGGGGCAATTCCAGGTCTTGGTGGAAGTGTTGTTGATTGGATTGCTTATGGTCATGTTGTTCAAACTTCAAAAGATAAATCACAATTTGGTAAGGGTGATGTAAGAGGTGTTATTGCTCCTGAGTCTGCTAATAATGCTAAAGAAGGTGGAGGTTTAGTACCAACACTTTTATTTGGTATTCCAGGAAGTGGTTCAATGGCAGTATTCTTAGGTGGATTAGTAATATTAGGTATTGAACCTGGACCTGGTATGGTTGATGAAAATTTAGAAATTTCATATATCATTATTTGGTCACTTGCTTTAGCAAATGTAGTTGGGACTGGAACTTGTCTTTTATTATCAAATAAGATTTCAAAAATTACAACTATTCCTTATGGGTATGTTGCTCCATTTATGTTGATGATTATTTTCTTTGCTGCATTACAAGCTACTAGAAGTTTAGAAGATTTAATGCTTTTAATTGCAATTGGTGCGTTAGGAACTTTATTTAAATACTTTGATTGGCCAAGACCTGCTTTATTAATTGGTTTTGTATTAGCTGGAACTATTGAAACATATTATTATCAAGCAGTTCAGTTTTACTCATGGGATATGCTACAAAGACCTGGAGTTATCATTTTAATTGTATTAATGGTTTTATCTATTGGATTAAGTGTATTTTTCCAAAAAAGAAGTGATAAAAAAGAAAAATTAGAAAAAGAAGCTAGAGGTGAAGTTGAAGTAAAGAGTGATCATAACTATACATTTATAACTGGTGAACTTTTATTTACTTGGGGAATAATAGCTTTTGCAATATTTGCAATCATTGATTCAGTTCCACATGATTTTCTTGGTGGTATTTTTCCAATTGTAATTTCATCTTTAATGATACTTTTTGGAATATTCTTAACAATGCAATTAACATCAAGAGAAAAACAGCAAGATGTGTTAAATGTTGCATTAACTGAGAATGGACAATTAACTGCATCTTGGATGGAAACATGGAAAAACTTCTTAATCTTACCAGTATTTTTATTAGGAACATGGATTCTTGGTTTTATCCCATCATTAGCAATTTTATTTGTAATGATAATTAGAACAAAAATGAAATCATCTTGGTTGAAAATAGCAATTATTACAAGTATTGCACTTGGGTTCTTACTATTTGTTAGTAATGCAATGACATTACATTTACCTGCAGGATTAATTGCAGATACATTTTTTGGAGTAGAATAA
- a CDS encoding PrpF domain-containing protein: protein MNDLKRIKCMIYRSGTSKGAYFLDNDLPKDTQERHELIAKIMGSEDIRQIDGIGGATSVTTKVAIVSASKREGIDLDYKFIQPNIGVASVDDKPTCGNILTAIGAFGLEKGLVSIDDGITNVNVYDVNTGATITQTIKTPNRTVQYHGDMKIAGVPGSAAPIEMFFKNITGGKTGSYLPTGNNYDLFNGIKATCLDISMPVVFINASDMNITGYETPSELDSNKKLFEELENIREQASHKMGLGSARGNVIPKIAVISKAINDGDINIRYFTPSTAHPALAVSAGFCVATGSFIEGTLLNELNPKKLEIGDYIVKIETPSGTIDVGVNFPTLDINDVEGKTTRTARLLLDGEVYI, encoded by the coding sequence ATGAATGATTTAAAAAGAATAAAATGTATGATATATAGATCAGGTACTTCAAAAGGTGCATATTTTTTAGATAATGATTTACCAAAAGATACACAAGAAAGACACGAACTAATTGCAAAGATTATGGGAAGTGAAGATATTAGACAAATTGATGGAATTGGAGGGGCAACTTCTGTAACAACAAAAGTTGCTATTGTCTCTGCATCAAAAAGAGAAGGAATAGATTTAGATTATAAATTTATACAACCAAATATTGGTGTGGCTTCAGTAGATGATAAACCAACTTGTGGAAATATTTTAACTGCAATTGGAGCCTTTGGTTTAGAAAAAGGTCTTGTTTCAATTGATGATGGAATAACAAATGTAAATGTGTATGATGTTAATACAGGTGCCACTATTACACAAACTATTAAAACACCAAATAGAACTGTTCAATATCATGGAGATATGAAAATTGCTGGAGTTCCTGGAAGTGCAGCACCTATTGAAATGTTTTTTAAAAATATCACTGGTGGAAAGACCGGTAGTTATTTACCTACAGGGAATAACTATGATTTATTTAATGGTATTAAAGCTACATGCTTAGATATATCTATGCCAGTTGTTTTTATTAATGCGTCAGATATGAATATTACAGGGTATGAAACTCCAAGTGAACTTGATTCAAACAAAAAACTATTTGAAGAATTAGAAAATATAAGAGAACAAGCTTCACATAAAATGGGTCTAGGAAGTGCAAGAGGAAATGTTATTCCAAAAATTGCAGTAATCTCAAAAGCAATTAATGATGGTGATATTAATATTAGATATTTTACACCCTCAACTGCACATCCTGCACTTGCTGTTTCTGCTGGTTTTTGTGTAGCTACTGGTTCTTTTATTGAAGGAACTTTACTAAATGAATTAAACCCTAAAAAATTAGAAATAGGAGATTATATTGTTAAAATTGAGACTCCTTCTGGAACAATTGATGTTGGAGTTAATTTTCCAACTTTAGATATTAATGATGTTGAAGGTAAAACAACAAGAACTGCAAGATTACTTTTAGATGGTGAGGTATATATTTAA
- a CDS encoding Bug family tripartite tricarboxylate transporter substrate binding protein: MKIAKRLLISTLAIGMLTSIVSAKEVSFKGKTIEWIMPYKAGGGTDKWGRFYAPLLSQNLPGNPVVVIKNMPGGGSTKGANFFAKRASKDGLTIFASSASTQIPFLLGDKRVRYQYKDWNAVLSSPTNGIIYVSSKLGVNSIDDLDKLKSEKLKFGSQGATSMDLVPLLAFHLLNIKTQPVFGMKGKKSTRLAFLRGETNIDFQSSSSYLKNVLPAQKEGRAVPLFAFGTLDENGDLQRDPTFPNLPHFGEVYEKVHGKKPSGEAYKAWKTLFTASFPSQKMIMLPKGVSQDVIETYQNAMKKIVATEGFKEMSRIQLGDYKQTVGAKADKLKDIATSVNDEDRQWIRHWLTKNYRVRF, from the coding sequence ATGAAAATAGCAAAGAGACTTTTAATATCAACATTAGCAATAGGAATGTTAACAAGTATTGTAAGTGCAAAAGAAGTTAGTTTCAAGGGAAAAACTATTGAATGGATTATGCCATATAAAGCAGGTGGTGGTACAGATAAATGGGGAAGATTTTATGCTCCATTATTATCACAGAACTTACCAGGTAATCCTGTTGTTGTAATTAAGAATATGCCAGGTGGCGGTTCTACAAAAGGTGCAAACTTTTTTGCAAAACGTGCATCAAAAGATGGGTTAACAATTTTTGCATCATCAGCATCAACTCAAATTCCATTTTTATTAGGTGATAAAAGAGTTAGATACCAATATAAAGATTGGAATGCAGTATTAAGTTCTCCAACAAATGGAATTATTTATGTTTCTTCTAAATTAGGTGTTAATAGTATTGATGATTTAGATAAATTAAAATCAGAAAAACTTAAATTTGGTTCACAAGGTGCTACATCAATGGATTTAGTTCCTTTATTAGCTTTCCATTTATTAAATATTAAGACACAACCTGTATTTGGAATGAAAGGTAAAAAATCTACTAGACTAGCTTTCTTAAGAGGTGAAACAAATATTGACTTCCAATCATCATCTTCTTATCTTAAAAATGTATTACCTGCACAAAAAGAAGGAAGAGCAGTTCCTTTATTTGCCTTTGGTACTTTAGATGAAAATGGTGATTTACAAAGAGATCCAACTTTCCCAAATTTACCTCATTTTGGTGAAGTATATGAAAAAGTTCATGGTAAGAAACCATCAGGCGAAGCATACAAAGCTTGGAAAACTTTATTTACAGCAAGTTTCCCTTCTCAAAAAATGATTATGTTACCAAAAGGTGTTTCCCAAGATGTAATTGAAACATATCAAAATGCGATGAAAAAAATTGTTGCAACTGAAGGTTTTAAAGAAATGAGTAGAATACAGTTAGGTGATTATAAGCAAACAGTTGGAGCAAAAGCAGATAAATTAAAAGATATTGCAACAAGTGTTAATGATGAAGATAGACAATGGATAAGACACTGGCTTACTAAAAACTATAGAGTTAGATTTTAA
- a CDS encoding sensor histidine kinase produces the protein MESTYKNTISIKSRLIKWLIFPFALLSVILFIYIYLNLQEKVNSFFDNRLFATAQSIKENIGIENSKLFIDLPNFSIDLLSNHEQGLVYYSVVNEEGELLIGHGLLFNKRILINRKKRFYNLTYDGVKLRAVSYKTTLNSAGKIHTAYITIGETTEEREENINYVLTLMFIIMAIVIFFTITITIIAVNKGLKPLNNLKKIIKKRDDRDLEPLVFNAPKELEDIVNSINILLSRSRDTIDYIEQFNSDISHQLRTPLAEMKVKIQLHYEKNSEDFIALNSLLNNMTHITEQLLLYAKTNPNTINLKRFEKRSLNQLCKEYCLRTAPRVYAKGFEFAFENIDEEVFIQTDSILLESMMDNIINNTIHYAIDENGNPIGTITLSLERHNNTVWLNIKDEGKGVPKQNLKSIFERYYRVDSSKQGSGLGLSIVKQIAVLHQAKVLASNENGLKISIVFNHKEEEIN, from the coding sequence ATGGAAAGTACTTATAAAAATACAATCTCAATAAAATCTCGTTTAATAAAATGGTTAATTTTCCCTTTTGCCTTATTATCAGTTATTCTTTTCATTTATATATATTTAAATCTACAAGAAAAAGTAAATAGTTTTTTTGATAATAGACTTTTTGCAACAGCACAAAGTATAAAAGAAAATATAGGAATTGAAAATTCAAAACTTTTTATTGATCTCCCAAACTTTTCTATTGATTTACTTTCAAATCATGAACAAGGACTAGTATATTATTCCGTAGTAAATGAAGAAGGTGAATTATTAATAGGACATGGCTTACTTTTTAATAAAAGAATACTAATTAATCGAAAAAAAAGATTTTACAATCTTACATATGATGGAGTAAAATTAAGAGCAGTATCATATAAAACTACATTAAATAGTGCAGGAAAAATACACACAGCATATATTACAATTGGGGAAACGACAGAAGAAAGAGAAGAAAATATAAATTATGTTTTAACTCTTATGTTTATAATAATGGCAATAGTAATATTTTTTACCATTACAATCACTATTATTGCTGTTAATAAAGGGTTAAAACCCTTAAACAATTTAAAAAAGATAATAAAAAAGAGAGATGATAGAGATTTAGAACCTTTAGTTTTTAATGCCCCAAAAGAATTAGAAGATATTGTAAACAGTATTAATATTTTACTAAGTAGAAGTAGAGATACTATTGATTATATTGAACAGTTTAACTCAGATATTTCACATCAATTAAGAACTCCATTAGCTGAAATGAAAGTGAAAATCCAATTACATTATGAAAAAAACAGTGAAGATTTCATTGCATTAAATTCTTTGTTAAATAATATGACACATATAACAGAGCAACTACTTTTATATGCAAAAACAAATCCAAATACAATTAATTTAAAGCGTTTTGAAAAACGAAGTTTAAATCAACTATGCAAAGAATATTGTTTAAGAACTGCACCAAGAGTTTACGCAAAAGGATTTGAATTTGCTTTTGAGAATATAGATGAAGAAGTTTTTATTCAAACAGATTCAATACTTTTAGAAAGTATGATGGATAATATTATCAACAATACTATACACTATGCTATTGATGAGAATGGGAATCCAATTGGAACTATTACTTTAAGCTTAGAAAGACATAATAATACAGTTTGGTTAAATATCAAAGATGAAGGAAAAGGAGTTCCAAAACAGAACTTAAAATCTATTTTTGAAAGATACTATAGAGTTGATTCCTCAAAACAAGGTTCAGGATTAGGTCTTAGCATTGTAAAACAAATTGCTGTTTTACATCAAGCTAAGGTTTTGGCTTCAAATGAAAATGGTTTAAAAATATCTATAGTCTTTAATCATAAAGAAGAAGAAATTAATTAG